The Candidatus Saccharimonadales bacterium DNA window CCATGCTAGCTGGTCGGGCCAGCCGACTGTCATTTAAAGATGCGGCCGAATACAGTTTTTTGCTGGCCATTCCGGTAATTGCCGGTGCTATTGTCAGGTCGTTGTTCAAACAGGAGACCCTCAGCCTATGGCATAGTGATGCCGGCGCGGTTATTATCGGTACGGTAGTAGCCTTTTTTTCCGGAATTTTAGCCATTGGCTTTACTCTTAGATACTTAGAACGAAACGGTCTGAAAAGCTTTGGTTATTATCGGTTGGGCCTAGGCTTAGTGGTATTATTAACGGCGATATTATGAGGATTCGATGGAAAAAACCTTAGTTGTTTTTAAGCCAGATGCAGTCAAACGGGGCATCATCGGCGAAATTATTACTCGGTTTGAACGGACCGGTTTGAGAATAGTTGGTCTAAAAATGGTTTATCCCGACAAGGAACATTACCACAAACATTATGAAGAAATTGGCACTATGATTACGCGTCACGGCAAGGACATTTTTAACGCTCAAGTCGACTTTATGATGACCGGACCAGTGGTAGCTTTGGTCTTAGAGGGTGTAGAGGCTGTCGATTTAGTGAGAAAAATGGCTGGCCAGACCGAG harbors:
- a CDS encoding nucleoside-diphosphate kinase, with amino-acid sequence MEKTLVVFKPDAVKRGIIGEIITRFERTGLRIVGLKMVYPDKEHYHKHYEEIGTMITRHGKDIFNAQVDFMMTGPVVALVLEGVEAVDLVRKMAGQTEPKSSHPGTIRGDYAHISYGFANSKGATVPNVVHASGNKKEAQQEILHWFSDFELFNYEMVHDVFTKANYRPKKAIKKS
- a CDS encoding undecaprenyl-diphosphate phosphatase; this translates as LSSRPLSSLGIKSAVFIGLAQALALLPGTSRAGATMLAGRASRLSFKDAAEYSFLLAIPVIAGAIVRSLFKQETLSLWHSDAGAVIIGTVVAFFSGILAIGFTLRYLERNGLKSFGYYRLGLGLVVLLTAIL